In the genome of Gemmatimonadota bacterium, the window TGTGTCGTCGTCCGAAAATGATGCTTGAAATTGTACTGCAAAAGAGACCGCAGTGCCGAACGGACATTTTCTTCGGGATAGTGACCCGACAAATTCACCTGTGGTGCCCACCACTCACCCAGCACCTGATCGATATGGCAACCATCTCCGTAGTCTTCATGGGCATCCTCGTCGGGACTCTGCACGTAATACTCGCCATTCCAGAGCGTCTGATTCTGGTTTTCAGTTCCCTTTCCATGCAACTTGCGATATCGGTCGGCGGACTGCGCATCATCTTCCAATACAGCCATCTTTTCACACGCCGCAAGAGCCGACAGATAAAGCGTCCCCATCCACGATGTTGACCCCGACAGTTCACCATCAAGTGTATTGTGTTGCGAACCCGATAGCAAACCATCTTCATCTGAATCCCAACGCGCAATCACAAAATTCATCGCCTTCTGCGCGCTAGGCCAATGCGCGTGCAACCACTGCTGATCTGGACTACACAGATACTCGCGATACGTACTCAAAATATCGCCGAGCATCCCATCAATTGCCGGGCCTTGTATTTCAAAATGGCGTTCGCTATGGCGAAAAGGTAATCCCCCATCTTCCCCCTGCAATGCAAATGTCTGCTCGCGCATTCTCCGCGTGATCTCGGGAAAAAGACGCGCATGCGCCTGTGCATAGTGCCACACATGGCTGCAATTCCCCATACAACAACCCGAAGTTGGAGCACAACCTTCATTGGCTCCAAAATACCCATCTTTTGCCCAAAAACACGTCTTGCTTCTCAGCACTGCAACCTGCGAACTTATTCGGTCCAGCAACCAGTGCGGGAGATTAGACGCATAAAGCGTATCGTGAAAGCGCCGCGTCTGTTGTGTCAAATCATCGAGATTAGCCTTGAGATATGCATAAACATCCAGCGCATCAGTCCACCAGTTTGCATACATATTGCCGTGTTTCACCCATATACGCGAACCATGGTTGGTATTGGGGAAATACCAGGAGAGCACAAAGGTGATAGTGCGTTTTTCCCCTGGTCGAAGCACAAATGGCGTAGCCAGCGCGCAATCGGCCGTTCCGCCAGTAGCCGACGGCCCCGCTGATTCGACATATTCCAGATCACCATCTCGTGAAAATGCTTCATGCAAATCGCGCAAACCGTTCCAGGAAGCTGTCGCACTGGCATTTTCCACCTGTGCCGACAGCACCATATCTTCATCAGATGCCGACAGGTGCGTCATATGAATCGAAGTCGCATCATCCTCTCGAATCACCCGGTTGACATTGCCGCCATAACCCCCATTGGGACTATCTCCCGCGATGCCAATCGCATTTTGTTGCGTAGCCAGAAAACTGACTTCTACAGGAGAATCGCCCTCATTACTCGCCGTTAGATTGAAAATCCCACACGGGATACTCGAGGATTTCACATCGAGGGGAATCAGCGGGTTAAAAACCTCCATTTCGACCCGAAGGGGAAAAGCAGCATCTGCGAACTCAAACCACCCAAACGGGTATTCCCCCCTGAATCTCAGACGATCCATCGCGGGAAATACCCCAACATCCGAAGTCTGCAACGCCCTGACCACAGGCTCTTTTCCCCGGGGCCTCGCCCACACGGCAAAAAAGCTATTGGGCACTTCGATATGTTCAAAATTATTGAATATTTGCCACACCGACCGCTCTGCCTTGCCGTTCACCTGAATCAAACCCGCACCAATCCCTCCCACCGGCAGAGAAATCGCATCCAGATATTGCCCTTCATAGACTTTTCTCTCGCCGGGATCGAACAGAGTGGGATCGTTTAGACGCGCTCTAAAGGCCTCCGCCGCCACCTCGTTTTCTTCCTCCTCCCGTTGTTCCCGATCATGCATCACCCGCTTTCGGAGCGACTCTCGACCAGCCGCATCAACGTGTTGTGCGATATCCAACGGTGTCAGAGCCACATTGTATATAGCTACCTCGTCTATCGCACAATTTACAGCCCGATCCTCACCACTTGCGCTGGACGCACCAATCTGTATCGGACCAGCTTGCCGCAACACACCAAACGCCAGAGACCCCATATCCAGAAAGCATTCGACGCCATCGATATAAGCGCGAAATTCCTGTCGCGGCTTGCTCGTAGCCAAAAAATGATACCAATGCCCCACTTTTATAGATCCATCAGGCGGAAAAATCAGCGTATTTGTTGTGCCATTGAGAAATCGAAGCGCATTCAAATCCCGCGTCACATGAAATGCGAATCGCGTCTGTTCACCGTGGGATAGCTGATGCGAAATAAGACAGGGTTCGTAGTCCAACTGCTCATCGGAAATAACTTGAAAAAAGAATTCAACAGATGCGTCGCCCGCTGGATTTTCATCCAGATGTGGCACAATTCCCAAAGCCACATACGAACTCACCCTGCCGACATCCACATCCTGAGTCTCCCCCACTCGCCAATAGGCCAAAAGTCCCGACTCATTGCGAACAGTCTGCGAATAAGCCAGAGCCGTAGCTTTTAATGCAGACCCCACACCCAGTCTAAAGGGCAATGAATTATTTACAGGTGTCATATCTTTTTTCTCCTATGCCGCGCACTGTCGGCACGCATAACTTTCTCAAGTGTCCCGTCTTCAAATCCCACCCAGGGTATAAGACTATCGGTCATATCCGTGCCATCTGGCGCAATCAGCCCCAAATCTCGCTTGGCGCGCAGAGCCGTCGCCTTCGGATCGACTATGGAACGCAACTCCTCTTCAAATGCCCTGAGCCTGTCAGCCTGTTCAATATCCGATGCGAGATCGCGCTCTTCCTTCGGGTCTTCCTTCACATTGAATAACGAGGGTGGATGAAATTCATACCAGGTGTATTTGTAATCCCCCCGCACAATCATGTAATACGCGCCTCGAAGTTGCGGACCATGCCATTCTGCAAAAACGCGCTCAGACCGTTTGTGTGGTTTCCCCCTCACAAGTGGCAACCAGCTTGCGCCAGGCAGACCAAGTTCGGGATCCAACCCCGCCATGTCCAAAATGGTGGGATAGAGATCGATTAGAGAAACGGGCGTGTCGGTATTGACCTCTCCCTCAGGAATACCCGGTCCTGTGATCACAAGAGGAACCCCGATAGCTCCTTCATAAGAACAGTGCTTAAAAAAAAGCCCGTGTTCGCCCATGGATTCTCCATGATCTGATGTATAGATGATGTATGTATTTTCATAGAGCTTCTGGTCCCGCAACTCATCGAGAATCTCGCCGATCATATCATCCATACAGGTGATCATACCGTAATAAGCGGCAATCGTCCGGCGCAGCATATCCTCTGTCACTTCCCCAAATACATTGGAGGCTTGCCACTCCTGCATCGCGGGATGAATATCGCGATTTGGGAACTGTGCATCGTGGGGCATCAAAACGCGATCGGGATAGTACATATCGAAATATTCCTGAGGTACGCGATACGGCCAATGGGGATACAGATAGCCGACATACAGCACCCAGGGCGAATCCGATTTAGCCTGCCCTTTTTCCCGCAAATACGCCAGCGTCTTATCTGTCACCTCGCGGTCGTGACCATAGAATCCCAACTCTTGCCGATCATCAATCTTTGCGACATCTCCCCCACCCGCTTCGAGCAAAAATCGCCGACTGGCTGGACGCGTATATCCCGGAAGGCGCGTGACAAAAGGCATCTCTCTCGGATAGGGATCCCATGCCGTTCGGTGAAGGGGTTCGTCAAAGTGCGTAAATCCCGGATTGTGATCGTCAACAGTGCCCGCGGAATCGATTTTGCCTATACAAGTCGATTCGATACCATTTTGATCCAGCCGCGCTGCCCAGGTCTTTTGTTTCTCTTCTTCGGACAGAGGTACGCCATTCGACCAGCTATCAATCTGGTGAACGTACTTCCCCGTCATAAAACTCATGCGACTGGGACCGCACACCGCACAATTGGCATACGCTCTCGTAAAGTGTGTGCCTTCGCATGCAAGGTGATCCAGATTGGGCGTTTTGACAAATGGGTACTGCCGATACCCCACCATTGCTGGATGATGCTGATCGCTGCATATAATCAGAATATTGGCACGCTGACCCGGTATTTGTTGAGAGTTCCTCATCTTAATTGCCTTGCCCGATACTCCTCAGATGAAATCCATGTCAAATCATCCCAGTAATCGGTATCATTCGCCTGATTCTCACCAGGAGTCGTACGCCCATTGCACACAATGCTTGTAATTTTATCGGTCAGGTCTGCTACAATCTCAGGGTGATCGCCAATCGCGTTTTTTGTCTCGCCGGGATCATTCGCGAGATCGTAAAGCTCCAACGGCTCATCCTTGTGCGCCATAATCAGCTTCCACGTGCCTTCTGTAATTGCAAACCGGCCCCCAGCACCATGGTTAATCAAAGGCAATCGTTCGTGGGGTGTGTCAGAATCACTGAGTATCTTCGCAAAACTCTGGCTATCTTCGCCCGCATCAGCAGGCAACTCCGCACCGACAACCTCAGCAAAAGTCGCCATCAAATCGACCAGGCCTACCAGATCATCACATTCGCGCCCGGGATTCTGAATGCCTTTGGGCCACCGCATAAAAAATGGCACCCGATGTCCACCTTCGTAAATATCCCTTTTACCTCCGCGATAAATCCCATTGCTATGATGACCAAATTCTTCAATTCGTCCACGCCACGAATTCTCAGGACCATTATCACTGGTATATACAACAATAGTATTGTCATCCAATCCCGACTGTTCCAGATAATCCAGCACGCGCCCTACATGGTGATCTGTCTCAATCATAAACTCACCATAGCCACCACAATCGCCCCGATTCCAAAATTCCTCACGCGGGCATACAGGATAGTGCGGCGATGTAAACGGCAGGTACAAAAAAAACGGCGTACCACTTTTGGCACTTGCTTCTTTGCCCCGCATCCACGCAATCGCCTTATCGGTAAACCGCGTTAAACACTCATTGTCAATAAAATCAGGCGCAACCTCCATCCCCCTTGTGCCCAATGCTTCAAGCGTTTCTTCTGGCGTATTCTCATACGGTGGCATGATGCGATAATCCATATGCCGGCTATTGGGCTTCTTAGCCGTATAAACTGTCGGCGGTACTCTGGCATATCGCCCTTCAAACCAGGCGAGAATTCCATAATTGAGCGAAGCGGGTATGCCATAGAAATAATCAAATCCCTTATCCAACGGCATATCGGTAACAGGCTGACTCCAATCGCGATTGCCTACCTCGCCGGGAAAATTCATACCCAGATGCCACTTGCCAACCATTGCCGTATCATATCCATTTGCCCCGAACATTGAAGCCAGCGTCATACGTTCGTCTGTAATCAGACACGGCACTTCGGCGGGAAAAACGCCCTGTTTCTTCAACGTCCGCCAGGAATAGCGTCCAGTCAGCAATCCATAACGCGAAGGTGTGCAAACCGTATCTGAGCAATGCCCATTGGTAAAAGCGATTCCTTCTGCTGATAGCCGATCCAGATTTGGCGTTGGAAACTTCGCATCAGGATTCAGGCAACTCGCGTCGCCATATCCCTGATCATCTGTAAAAATTACGATTACATTGGGTTTCTCTGCCATACAAAGGGTCCTTTCTGAAGAGCTACCAGGGCACCACTGTGCCATTATTTTGAAGAAAGCTGCCACTATCCTCCATGGTCAGCTTATCCAGCGTGCTGGTCATCAGTCCAACGGATTCTTCTACGGAAATCGTACCGTTCGGATTCATACCTGTGAGTACAGCCCCCGGTGTGAGAGCAACCACCACAATATTGCGGTCGGCGAGCCTGATTGACAATCGCCTGGCAAGCATATTGACTCCTGCCTTGGCAATGGCGTAAGCATCCATTTCGTTTTGGCGATTGGCGCGCGTAATACTACCCACACCAGATGAGGTCAGCACCATTTTTGCCCCGTCGTTCAGCAGTGGCGTAACCATCTGTGCAAATAAAGCAGAACCAATGGTATGCACCTCGAAAGTAATCGCAAAACTCTCCGTATCCCACTCGCCAAAAGGTTTCCCACTACCTGAGCCAGCATTATTGATAGCAATGTCAATACGCACGTTGTATCGGGCTAAGGCTTCTCCCAAACGGTCGAAATGCTCTTCATTCGACATATCCAACTGCTCAATCAACAGCTTATTTCCGTATTCTTTTTTCAGCGCAATTAGATCTGTTGCCTCCGCTGGTGTCCGGCAAGTGGCCACGACAGAATCACCTGCATTAAGATAATGCTTCACCCACCCAAGCCCGATTCCTCGATTCGAGCCAGTTACAATCACAGTCTGTCCTGTCGCATCTTTAGTTTTCATGGAAATCCCTTCATTTCTAAAAGTGTATAGTGAATTTAGCCACCCAGAATCATATCTGCGGCTTTCTCCCCAATCATCATGCACGGCGCATTGGTATTTGCATTGATAATGAATGGCATAATCGAAGCATCAGCTACGCGCAAGCCCTCAATTCCGTGTACCTGAAGTCGATTGTTCACCACAGCCATATCATCTTTGCCCATCTTACACGTACCCACCGGATGATAAATAGTCGTTGAATAATTGCGAATAAAGTCAATCAGCGCACGATCACCCTGCACGTCATTCCCCGGGAAAAACTCTTGTCCGCGATATCGGTCAAAAGCTGGTGCCCGTACAATTTCCCGCGCCAGTTTAACACCTTCCAGCATCACGCGCACATCGGCCTCCTCAACCAGGCATTGAGGATCAATCAATGGTGCATCAAACGGATCTGCCGAACGCAGCTTAAGGTCTCCTACACTTTTTGTGCCCACCAGCCCCGGTAGAATTGTGAATCCATGCCCTTCCATATCTTGAGACCCGTGCAAAACAAACCAATCAGGTCCAAAATGAAATTGCAATTCTGGTGCGAACGCATCGGCAGACAATTTCACAAACCCGCCCGCTTCCCCCAAATTGGAAGTGAGCAATCCCATTCTTTCATTCTGATATCTGATCGCTTGCTCAGGATTATCTTTGCCCGCCTGCGCAATCTCCTCAGTACAGGCATACGCCATCCCAACCTGAACGTGCTCCATCAAATTTTGTCCCACACCAGGCAATGCCTTAACAACCGGAATACCCAGCGCATTGAGATGTTCTGGCGGACCAATGCCCGACAGCATCAGCAACTGAGGTGAATTGATTGCCCCGCCACAAAGTACCACTTCTCTACCAGCCTCAACCTCATGCGCCTTCCCTTCGTGCATATAATGAACACCGACACACCTGTTGCCATCAAATTCAAGGTGTGTAACGTGGGCGTATGGAATCGCGGTGAAGTTGTCCCTCTCCAATGCCGGATGCAAATACCCCACCGCGGCGCTACACCTCCGACCTCCCTTCTGTGTAACCTGGTACAGGCCAAACCCTTCCTGATCCCCGTCATTGAAGTCTCGATTCAGACGAAATCCCACCTGCTGGGCCGCTTCGACAAACGCCACACTCAATGGATTTGGATCCCGAGGATCTGATACATGAATCGGGCCTCCTGTCCCATGATATTCAGAGCCTCCCCGCGTCTGGTGCTGCATCTTCTTGAAATAGGGCAACACATCGACATACGCCCAGCCGTCATTCCCCATCGTAGCCCACTGATCGTAATTGCTCGGATGACCTCGCTGATAGACCATCGCATTGATAGAACTTGAACCGCCATACATTTTGCCGCGTGGCACATAATCCCGCCGCCCATTAAATCCGGCTTGCGGTGTGGTTTCATAATCCCAATCTTTATCTGTATGAAACAGATCTGGAAATCGCGCAGGAATGTGAATCGCATCTCGATCATCCGGTCCACCGGCTT includes:
- a CDS encoding glucosylceramidase, with the translated sequence MTPVNNSLPFRLGVGSALKATALAYSQTVRNESGLLAYWRVGETQDVDVGRVSSYVALGIVPHLDENPAGDASVEFFFQVISDEQLDYEPCLISHQLSHGEQTRFAFHVTRDLNALRFLNGTTNTLIFPPDGSIKVGHWYHFLATSKPRQEFRAYIDGVECFLDMGSLAFGVLRQAGPIQIGASSASGEDRAVNCAIDEVAIYNVALTPLDIAQHVDAAGRESLRKRVMHDREQREEEENEVAAEAFRARLNDPTLFDPGERKVYEGQYLDAISLPVGGIGAGLIQVNGKAERSVWQIFNNFEHIEVPNSFFAVWARPRGKEPVVRALQTSDVGVFPAMDRLRFRGEYPFGWFEFADAAFPLRVEMEVFNPLIPLDVKSSSIPCGIFNLTASNEGDSPVEVSFLATQQNAIGIAGDSPNGGYGGNVNRVIREDDATSIHMTHLSASDEDMVLSAQVENASATASWNGLRDLHEAFSRDGDLEYVESAGPSATGGTADCALATPFVLRPGEKRTITFVLSWYFPNTNHGSRIWVKHGNMYANWWTDALDVYAYLKANLDDLTQQTRRFHDTLYASNLPHWLLDRISSQVAVLRSKTCFWAKDGYFGANEGCAPTSGCCMGNCSHVWHYAQAHARLFPEITRRMREQTFALQGEDGGLPFRHSERHFEIQGPAIDGMLGDILSTYREYLCSPDQQWLHAHWPSAQKAMNFVIARWDSDEDGLLSGSQHNTLDGELSGSTSWMGTLYLSALAACEKMAVLEDDAQSADRYRKLHGKGTENQNQTLWNGEYYVQSPDEDAHEDYGDGCHIDQVLGEWWAPQVNLSGHYPEENVRSALRSLLQYNFKHHFRTTTQRPRKFVDNDDAAMKMISWPKGPQPFRSMKYGDEAMTGFEYGAAAAMVQFGMLKEGLMVARAVYDRYDGRLRDQLTEMNTASWGYSGNPFGDDECGKFYARAMSVWSLLLACQGFVYEGPKARIGFAPVWKSDDHVSFFAAAEGWGLFKQRRDVEMQVMELSVEWGRLPIRIFEFEVPEGRHVQSVVASIGGEVVSTTASFSDDRVSLTLKEEVVLTAGDKMAIEVSVNR
- a CDS encoding sulfatase-like hydrolase/transferase encodes the protein MRNSQQIPGQRANILIICSDQHHPAMVGYRQYPFVKTPNLDHLACEGTHFTRAYANCAVCGPSRMSFMTGKYVHQIDSWSNGVPLSEEEKQKTWAARLDQNGIESTCIGKIDSAGTVDDHNPGFTHFDEPLHRTAWDPYPREMPFVTRLPGYTRPASRRFLLEAGGGDVAKIDDRQELGFYGHDREVTDKTLAYLREKGQAKSDSPWVLYVGYLYPHWPYRVPQEYFDMYYPDRVLMPHDAQFPNRDIHPAMQEWQASNVFGEVTEDMLRRTIAAYYGMITCMDDMIGEILDELRDQKLYENTYIIYTSDHGESMGEHGLFFKHCSYEGAIGVPLVITGPGIPEGEVNTDTPVSLIDLYPTILDMAGLDPELGLPGASWLPLVRGKPHKRSERVFAEWHGPQLRGAYYMIVRGDYKYTWYEFHPPSLFNVKEDPKEERDLASDIEQADRLRAFEEELRSIVDPKATALRAKRDLGLIAPDGTDMTDSLIPWVGFEDGTLEKVMRADSARHRRKKI
- a CDS encoding arylsulfatase, with the translated sequence MAQWCPGSSSERTLCMAEKPNVIVIFTDDQGYGDASCLNPDAKFPTPNLDRLSAEGIAFTNGHCSDTVCTPSRYGLLTGRYSWRTLKKQGVFPAEVPCLITDERMTLASMFGANGYDTAMVGKWHLGMNFPGEVGNRDWSQPVTDMPLDKGFDYFYGIPASLNYGILAWFEGRYARVPPTVYTAKKPNSRHMDYRIMPPYENTPEETLEALGTRGMEVAPDFIDNECLTRFTDKAIAWMRGKEASAKSGTPFFLYLPFTSPHYPVCPREEFWNRGDCGGYGEFMIETDHHVGRVLDYLEQSGLDDNTIVVYTSDNGPENSWRGRIEEFGHHSNGIYRGGKRDIYEGGHRVPFFMRWPKGIQNPGRECDDLVGLVDLMATFAEVVGAELPADAGEDSQSFAKILSDSDTPHERLPLINHGAGGRFAITEGTWKLIMAHKDEPLELYDLANDPGETKNAIGDHPEIVADLTDKITSIVCNGRTTPGENQANDTDYWDDLTWISSEEYRARQLR
- a CDS encoding SDR family NAD(P)-dependent oxidoreductase gives rise to the protein MKTKDATGQTVIVTGSNRGIGLGWVKHYLNAGDSVVATCRTPAEATDLIALKKEYGNKLLIEQLDMSNEEHFDRLGEALARYNVRIDIAINNAGSGSGKPFGEWDTESFAITFEVHTIGSALFAQMVTPLLNDGAKMVLTSSGVGSITRANRQNEMDAYAIAKAGVNMLARRLSIRLADRNIVVVALTPGAVLTGMNPNGTISVEESVGLMTSTLDKLTMEDSGSFLQNNGTVVPW
- a CDS encoding choline dehydrogenase is translated as MNYDYIIIGAGSAGCAVAGRLSESGQYRVLLLEAGGPDDRDAIHIPARFPDLFHTDKDWDYETTPQAGFNGRRDYVPRGKMYGGSSSINAMVYQRGHPSNYDQWATMGNDGWAYVDVLPYFKKMQHQTRGGSEYHGTGGPIHVSDPRDPNPLSVAFVEAAQQVGFRLNRDFNDGDQEGFGLYQVTQKGGRRCSAAVGYLHPALERDNFTAIPYAHVTHLEFDGNRCVGVHYMHEGKAHEVEAGREVVLCGGAINSPQLLMLSGIGPPEHLNALGIPVVKALPGVGQNLMEHVQVGMAYACTEEIAQAGKDNPEQAIRYQNERMGLLTSNLGEAGGFVKLSADAFAPELQFHFGPDWFVLHGSQDMEGHGFTILPGLVGTKSVGDLKLRSADPFDAPLIDPQCLVEEADVRVMLEGVKLAREIVRAPAFDRYRGQEFFPGNDVQGDRALIDFIRNYSTTIYHPVGTCKMGKDDMAVVNNRLQVHGIEGLRVADASIMPFIINANTNAPCMMIGEKAADMILGG